A single genomic interval of Centropristis striata isolate RG_2023a ecotype Rhode Island chromosome 8, C.striata_1.0, whole genome shotgun sequence harbors:
- the malsu1 gene encoding mitochondrial assembly of ribosomal large subunit protein 1 codes for MNILNRSNKLVSAFKNSMLLEKTGLFRSVCSLSTARCDRLCLSRCFTPTVSSCQHWHHNMSLHHLDTKRFYSEVFSESSDSERSTDEFQEESHEVDSGSGGFSHRSAETFNLDTLVSLLRQENAVDICVIKVPEHIKYTEYFIVASGVSPRHLRAMALYAIKVYKFLKKDGGPNVKIEGKNTEDWMCIDFGNMVVHFQLPEAREVYELEKLWTLRMYDEQLKSMPTETIPEDFIYDADITK; via the exons ATGAATATTCTCAATCGCTCTAACAAACTGGTATCGGCATTTAAAAACAGCATGTTACTAGAGAAAACGGGTCTTTTTAGGAGCGTCTGTTCGCTCTCCACGGCTCGTTGTGACAGACTTTGTTTGTCTCGATGTTTCACACCAACTGTTTCCTCATGTCAGCACTGGCATCATAATATGTCTTTACATCACTTAGACACTAAAAGGTTTTATTCAGAGGTGTTTAGTGAAAGTAGTGATTCAGAGAGAAGCACTGACGAGTTTCAAGAGGAATCACACGAGGTGGACAGTGGCAGCGGTGGCTTCAGTCACA GATCTGCTGAGACGTTCAACCTGGATACGCTGGTGTCTCTGCTGCGTCAGGAGAATGCTGTGGATATCTGTGTGATTAAAGTACCGGAGCACATCAAATACACGGAGTACTTCATCGTTGCCAGCGGTGTATCACCCAGACACCTGCGTGCCATGGCTCTTTATGCCATCAAAGTG TACAAATTTCTGAAGAAAGATGGAGGTCCCAATGTCAAGATTGAAGGAAAGAACACAGAGGACTGGATGTGTATTGACTTTG GTAATATGGTAGTTCACTTCCAGCTACCAGAGGCCAGAGAAGTGTATGAGCTGGAGAAACTGTGGACTCTCCGCATGTATGATGAGCAGCTGAAGAGCATGCCCACTGAGACCATACCAGAGGACTTCATATATGATGCTGACATTACTAAGTGA